The genomic stretch AAAATGTACACATTTTACCTTTCAATGATCTGGAAGCAGTGGAAAAGCAGCTGGCAAAAGGAACTATTGCCGGTGTGATCGTGGAAGGCATCCAGGGAGTTGGAGGAATCCAAGTACCTGATCCAGCTTTCTTGCTGGGCCTTTCCAGATTGACCAAACAATACGGTGCCAAATTGATCCTGGATGAAGTACAGTCCGGCTATGCCCGTACAGGAAAGTTCTTTGCCCATCAATGGGTCGATGGTCTAAAGCCTGACTTGATCACTGTAGCAAAAGGAATGGGCAATGGATTTCCGATCGGCGGAGTACTGATCAGCCCTGAATTCAAGGCTTCACATGGCCTGCTGGGAACCACCTTTGGAGGAAACCACTTGGCGTGCGCCGCCGCTTTGGCGGTGCTTGAAGTGATCGAAGAAGAAAGCCTGATTGCCGCAGCAGCAAAAAATGGAAAAGCCATCATGGCGGCATTGGAGAAAGTAGATGGCGTGACAGAAGTACGGGGGCGGGGACTGATGATTGGCTTTGACTTGGAAATCGAAGCCGCACCGGTTCGATCCGCCCTGATCCATGAGCATAAAATATTTACCGGAAGCTCCGGAGGAAAGCATACCATTCGGTTACTCCCTCCACTGAATATTGAGCCAAAAGCCTTAACTTTATTCGTGGAGAAACTAGAAGAAGTACTGAAAGTCAAACAGGCATAATTTCACCAACTCATCGAACCAAAGATCAAGGTGACTTCTTGCAATATTTCACCAGAGTAATTGAGTTAAAAGAATAGGAAAAACACAGCAAAACCGAAAAGACCAAGTTAAATGATGCAGTCCTTGAGGCTTTGCTAGAAAACAAAA from Echinicola soli encodes the following:
- a CDS encoding aspartate aminotransferase family protein, which encodes MKPFDVYPLINVTPVKASGSKIWDDHGTEYLDLYGGHAVISIGHSHPHYTKRIKEQLDNIAFYSNSVQIPIQKELAMKLGELSGYPDYDLFLCNSGAEANENALKLASFETDKKGFIAFTKGFHGRTSGAVALTDNPKIIAPFNEHENVHILPFNDLEAVEKQLAKGTIAGVIVEGIQGVGGIQVPDPAFLLGLSRLTKQYGAKLILDEVQSGYARTGKFFAHQWVDGLKPDLITVAKGMGNGFPIGGVLISPEFKASHGLLGTTFGGNHLACAAALAVLEVIEEESLIAAAAKNGKAIMAALEKVDGVTEVRGRGLMIGFDLEIEAAPVRSALIHEHKIFTGSSGGKHTIRLLPPLNIEPKALTLFVEKLEEVLKVKQA